A single Paenibacillus sp. FSL R5-0517 DNA region contains:
- a CDS encoding YfbM family protein, whose product MGMSGRYLVVTKELVESIKSGEISVHDCAVDLDIDKTWQMIQFTLNGNLVDGKPPLGYVVPLAGEQYLGNYSDMDLFLLSNEQVLEAYMALEQLTPDELKQRYSLEQMITEGVYPVMEDWDAEETFQEIVQTVDDIQALFQATAASGNGIVFYVF is encoded by the coding sequence ATGGGAATGTCCGGAAGATATCTTGTGGTAACGAAAGAGCTAGTTGAATCCATCAAGTCAGGGGAGATCAGTGTCCATGATTGTGCAGTTGATCTGGATATCGATAAAACCTGGCAGATGATCCAATTCACGCTGAACGGCAATCTGGTAGATGGGAAGCCACCCCTGGGCTATGTAGTGCCTCTCGCAGGTGAGCAATACTTGGGAAACTATTCGGATATGGATCTGTTCTTACTCAGTAATGAGCAGGTGCTGGAGGCTTACATGGCGTTGGAGCAGCTCACACCGGATGAATTAAAGCAGCGGTATAGTCTGGAACAGATGATCACTGAGGGCGTCTATCCAGTCATGGAAGATTGGGATGCGGAAGAGACATTTCAGGAGATTGTCCAGACGGTGGATGATATCCAGGCCTTGTTTCAGGCAACGGCTGCAAGTGGAAACGGAATCGTGTTTTATGTTTTCTAA
- a CDS encoding DUF4385 domain-containing protein yields MKKFDYSLNYDELDLRKHPELYTVGRGEQGVLMVEPYKGEILPHWRFKTPEIATESSEKIYELFLEYKKKGDFVGMDMARKFLQMGYTRARRYTNHKGGRKYSKEDGSILPYQNDKVKAEAAAIFKAQWEIAKTDPDYVKMKKEHREKYESDEA; encoded by the coding sequence ATGAAAAAATTTGACTACAGTCTCAATTATGATGAGTTGGATCTGCGCAAACATCCTGAGCTATACACCGTAGGCCGGGGAGAGCAGGGTGTTCTCATGGTTGAGCCATACAAGGGCGAGATTCTTCCACACTGGCGATTCAAAACACCCGAGATTGCGACAGAGTCATCGGAGAAAATCTATGAGCTATTTTTGGAGTATAAGAAAAAGGGGGATTTCGTGGGTATGGATATGGCTCGCAAATTTCTCCAGATGGGCTATACACGGGCCAGACGGTATACGAATCACAAAGGCGGACGCAAATATTCGAAGGAGGATGGCTCAATCTTGCCCTATCAGAATGATAAGGTGAAGGCAGAAGCCGCAGCCATATTCAAAGCCCAATGGGAGATTGCGAAAACGGACCCAGACTATGTGAAGATGAAGAAGGAGCATCGGGAAAAGTATGAGTCTGATGAGGCGTAG
- a CDS encoding TerD family protein: MTDPIIHLSTGQNTTIHESGQIYVTIQSASAPSALDASCFMVNDRGQVPSDDYFVFYNQNVDPHRSVVLQHAEDLKSSFVLDTRKLRQAPVEKCVFTATIDSVGTFADVQKCQAIVRAGSQQITYKITQATSETALIFIEIYKHQDGFKVRAIGRGFFGGLQPLAESFGVEIDENRSA, encoded by the coding sequence ATGACAGATCCCATCATTCATTTGAGCACCGGCCAAAATACCACGATTCATGAGTCAGGCCAGATTTACGTAACGATTCAAAGTGCTTCAGCACCTTCTGCTCTCGATGCAAGCTGTTTTATGGTCAACGACAGGGGACAAGTTCCCTCGGACGATTATTTTGTATTTTATAACCAGAATGTTGATCCCCACCGCAGCGTTGTTCTCCAACATGCCGAGGATCTCAAGTCATCCTTTGTGCTGGATACCCGTAAATTACGACAGGCTCCTGTAGAAAAATGCGTCTTCACCGCTACGATTGACTCCGTAGGTACGTTTGCAGATGTTCAGAAATGCCAAGCCATTGTAAGAGCAGGTTCACAACAAATTACATATAAGATTACGCAAGCTACTTCAGAAACAGCACTTATTTTCATTGAAATTTATAAGCATCAGGACGGATTCAAGGTTCGCGCCATCGGACGCGGTTTCTTTGGAGGTTTGCAGCCTCTTGCCGAGTCGTTTGGTGTTGAAATTGACGAAAATAGATCTGCTTGA
- a CDS encoding VWA domain-containing protein, with protein sequence MPSRLVLKLTKIDLLERKVTLSLEKKKVDPLQARVAVVFDASGSMFNLYRSGIVQEAFERILAVAAAFDDNGELDVWFFADDFMRAPSVTAKDYKDYIVRTYVLGRRGFGNNEPKVMEDVIRKYTVEEPNAHIPTYIIFFSDGGVDKESKITQLITESSHKNLFWQFVGLGRSYYGVLEKLDDMPGRFIDNADFFALDDFSKISDEELYDRLLNEFPGWIKEARAKGILA encoded by the coding sequence TTGCCGAGTCGTTTGGTGTTGAAATTGACGAAAATAGATCTGCTTGAACGTAAAGTCACCTTATCTCTGGAAAAGAAAAAAGTTGATCCTTTACAGGCACGTGTAGCCGTTGTTTTCGATGCATCCGGTTCCATGTTCAATCTATACCGCAGTGGCATTGTGCAAGAAGCCTTTGAACGTATACTCGCCGTTGCGGCAGCGTTTGACGACAATGGCGAGTTGGATGTCTGGTTCTTTGCGGATGATTTTATGCGTGCGCCAAGTGTAACAGCCAAAGATTACAAGGATTACATTGTTCGCACGTATGTTCTCGGACGTAGGGGCTTCGGAAACAATGAACCCAAGGTAATGGAAGATGTTATTCGTAAGTATACGGTGGAAGAGCCTAATGCACATATCCCAACCTACATTATCTTTTTCAGCGATGGAGGTGTGGATAAAGAAAGCAAAATCACACAGCTTATTACCGAAAGCTCGCACAAAAACCTGTTCTGGCAGTTTGTTGGCCTGGGACGGTCCTATTATGGAGTATTGGAAAAATTGGATGACATGCCTGGACGCTTCATAGATAACGCCGACTTTTTTGCCTTGGACGATTTCTCCAAGATCAGTGATGAAGAGCTATATGATCGGCTTCTGAATGAATTTCCAGGCTGGATCAAAGAAGCTCGGGCCAAAGGGATTCTGGCCTAA
- a CDS encoding SDR family oxidoreductase: protein MLKDQQQWALITGASSGIGEVFALEMASKGRNIVLVARTETKLIQLAERIERTYQVKAEVIVSDLSQVHAPQNVYEECQNRGIHIDILINNAGFATHGCFEQVDGSRQQDEIMLNVLAVTNMTHLFLPGMLQKQKGAVINVSSTAAFQPDPYMAVYGATKAFVLSFTEALYEENRKRGVQFLALCPGSTETSFFDIVGAEEASVGKRDTPEHVVAVAMRALESGKPYAVPGSGNYWTAQFTRLVPRKLMLRIVGGMLRPRSKGGKPEKAKA from the coding sequence ATGTTAAAGGATCAACAACAATGGGCACTTATTACAGGCGCATCATCAGGTATTGGGGAAGTTTTTGCACTTGAAATGGCTTCCAAGGGTAGAAATATTGTGCTCGTGGCCAGAACAGAGACCAAACTGATTCAATTGGCAGAACGAATAGAGCGTACATATCAAGTAAAGGCTGAGGTGATCGTATCGGATTTGTCGCAAGTCCATGCACCTCAGAATGTATATGAGGAATGCCAGAATCGGGGCATACACATCGATATATTGATTAACAATGCTGGATTCGCTACCCATGGCTGTTTTGAACAGGTGGATGGTTCAAGGCAACAGGACGAGATTATGTTAAACGTGTTGGCCGTGACCAATATGACACATCTTTTCTTACCAGGCATGTTGCAGAAGCAAAAGGGTGCTGTCATTAATGTCTCGTCGACGGCTGCCTTTCAACCTGATCCGTATATGGCTGTGTATGGAGCGACAAAGGCATTTGTACTTTCTTTTACCGAGGCATTATACGAAGAAAACAGGAAGCGTGGCGTTCAGTTCTTAGCGCTATGTCCGGGCTCAACCGAGACTTCGTTCTTTGATATCGTGGGTGCGGAAGAAGCTTCTGTGGGCAAACGTGATACACCTGAGCATGTCGTAGCCGTGGCCATGAGGGCACTGGAATCAGGCAAACCCTACGCTGTGCCGGGGTCCGGTAATTATTGGACAGCGCAGTTCACTCGTCTCGTGCCACGCAAGTTGATGTTGCGAATTGTGGGTGGTATGCTTCGTCCGCGTTCCAAGGGTGGTAAACCAGAAAAAGCGAAAGCCTGA
- a CDS encoding TetR/AcrR family transcriptional regulator: protein MKDLNSGSTESAHTVTTFQEARLQHSDNLRQNIVHAAAALLQEHGPEAVTVRRVAERMECSTKIIYNLFGKKEGLAKHLYLEGCSLMAQRFEAMPRHESFEQYFRDLAHVYWDFGISQSSFYQLMFGGSFSEFKPDGETLQGTATALKQVSALVEVAIEQGMLQVQDPLLAVRMIWAPLHGVIHLYLGGHIESEEAAKTLYDHTVSMVIHSLVSTSASE, encoded by the coding sequence ATGAAGGATCTTAATTCGGGTTCCACGGAATCTGCACATACGGTAACAACTTTTCAGGAAGCCAGACTCCAGCACTCGGATAATTTGCGGCAAAATATTGTGCATGCTGCTGCTGCTTTACTGCAAGAGCATGGACCGGAAGCCGTCACGGTACGCCGTGTAGCTGAACGCATGGAGTGCTCCACCAAAATCATATATAACCTTTTTGGCAAAAAAGAAGGGTTAGCCAAGCATTTATATTTAGAGGGTTGCTCTCTCATGGCCCAGCGGTTTGAAGCTATGCCTCGGCATGAATCGTTCGAACAATATTTCCGGGATCTGGCCCACGTCTACTGGGACTTCGGCATTTCACAATCCAGCTTCTATCAGCTGATGTTTGGAGGGTCTTTTTCCGAATTCAAACCGGATGGAGAGACTTTGCAGGGAACAGCGACTGCACTGAAGCAAGTATCTGCCTTGGTTGAGGTAGCCATTGAACAGGGAATGCTTCAGGTGCAAGATCCCTTGCTTGCGGTACGAATGATCTGGGCTCCCTTACACGGTGTTATTCATCTGTACCTGGGAGGCCATATTGAGAGCGAGGAAGCTGCCAAAACGCTCTATGATCATACGGTGTCCATGGTTATCCACTCCCTTGTCAGTACATCTGCGAGTGAATAA
- a CDS encoding LLM class flavin-dependent oxidoreductase — MEIGISTFVETNPDVKTGELISHAQRIRDVVEEIVLADQVGLDVYGVGEHHRADYAASSPAVILAAAASQTKNIRLTSAVTVLSSHDPVRVYQDFATLDGISNGRAEIMAGRGSFIESFPLFGYDLNDYDELFDEKLDLLLKLRDSEKVTWEGKHRPSFNNLGIYPRPVQEKLPVWIGSGGNQESVVRAGLLGLPLVLAIIGGRPVQFAPLVELYKKAAAHAGHDASKLTVASHSHGFIADTTDEAVEKFFPPAQAVMNMLGRERGWGHYSRATFDAARSLEGALYVGDVETVAQKIIYLRKEVGITRFMLHTPLGTMPHNEVMRAIELLGKEVAPIVRKEIARWEAENQ, encoded by the coding sequence ATGGAAATCGGAATTAGTACATTTGTGGAGACGAATCCGGATGTAAAAACAGGAGAGCTAATCAGTCATGCGCAGCGTATTCGCGATGTTGTTGAAGAGATTGTTTTGGCAGATCAGGTAGGTCTGGATGTATATGGCGTGGGGGAACATCATCGTGCTGACTATGCCGCTTCATCCCCAGCTGTCATTCTGGCGGCCGCAGCATCACAGACCAAGAATATTCGTTTGACCAGTGCAGTAACGGTGCTGTCATCGCATGATCCGGTACGGGTATATCAGGATTTTGCGACACTGGATGGCATTTCGAACGGTCGTGCAGAGATTATGGCAGGGCGGGGATCATTTATCGAATCGTTCCCACTGTTCGGCTATGATTTGAATGATTATGATGAACTATTCGACGAGAAACTGGATTTGCTGCTCAAGCTGCGTGATTCGGAAAAAGTAACCTGGGAAGGCAAACACCGTCCTTCCTTTAACAATCTGGGCATCTACCCGCGCCCGGTACAGGAAAAACTTCCGGTATGGATCGGCAGTGGTGGTAATCAGGAATCGGTTGTTCGTGCAGGACTGCTTGGTTTGCCACTGGTGCTTGCCATTATTGGTGGCCGTCCGGTGCAATTCGCACCACTGGTGGAGCTGTACAAAAAAGCAGCTGCTCACGCGGGACATGATGCTTCCAAGCTGACAGTCGCTTCTCACTCTCACGGCTTCATTGCCGATACAACAGACGAAGCGGTGGAGAAATTCTTCCCGCCAGCTCAAGCGGTCATGAACATGTTGGGCCGTGAACGTGGCTGGGGACATTACAGCCGTGCGACATTTGATGCGGCGCGCAGCCTTGAAGGTGCATTGTATGTAGGTGATGTGGAGACGGTAGCTCAGAAGATTATCTATCTGCGTAAAGAAGTCGGAATTACCCGTTTCATGTTGCACACCCCTCTCGGCACCATGCCGCATAACGAGGTGATGAGAGCGATCGAATTGCTCGGTAAAGAAGTCGCTCCAATTGTGCGCAAGGAAATTGCACGTTGGGAAGCGGAGAACCAGTAA
- a CDS encoding retropepsin-like aspartic protease, whose amino-acid sequence MKISEIYGLPFINIELEFRGEVLHLERVLLDTGSASTLLNADTVREVGMVPEEDDLVDIIRGVGGIEYVYTKSLDSITVDGTTLNNFQIEIGNMDYGLEIDGILGFNFMRQAGVVINANLMELSIDKP is encoded by the coding sequence ATGAAAATTTCAGAGATTTACGGTCTACCCTTTATAAACATAGAACTTGAGTTTAGAGGAGAAGTACTTCATTTAGAAAGAGTCCTTTTGGATACCGGGTCAGCAAGTACGTTGTTAAATGCAGATACAGTTCGAGAAGTAGGGATGGTTCCTGAAGAGGATGATCTCGTTGATATTATTAGAGGCGTAGGAGGTATAGAGTATGTTTATACCAAGTCTCTGGATTCTATAACTGTGGATGGAACAACGCTCAATAACTTTCAGATTGAAATAGGAAATATGGATTATGGTTTGGAGATTGACGGAATTTTGGGATTCAATTTCATGCGACAGGCCGGTGTTGTAATTAATGCCAATCTCATGGAACTTAGTATAGACAAGCCATAA
- a CDS encoding class I SAM-dependent methyltransferase, which yields MKRDHIIEYYSRFDEWGRLEREPIEFIINMHYIKECLPATGHILDNGAGPGKYAMELARLGYQVTLSDLTPSSVDTARQKAQEFGLTQQFDGFHVLDATSLSGMADETYDASLMLGPLYHLQTEEERTAAVRELYRVTKRGGVVFVAMQSRMRMSINSLQSPQHWKPNDNMAAIRSFVEKGIFDHQDQGRFTGAYYFNIQDVMPFMEQQGFETVDFIGSSSLRAMLTDEQQQHWKERGEYDELIQYMIEAAKDPSILGISSHLLYIGRKK from the coding sequence ATGAAGAGAGATCACATTATTGAATATTATTCGAGGTTTGATGAGTGGGGGAGACTGGAGCGGGAACCGATTGAGTTCATCATTAACATGCATTACATCAAGGAGTGTCTCCCCGCTACCGGTCATATTCTGGATAATGGGGCTGGACCGGGAAAATATGCCATGGAACTGGCGAGACTGGGGTACCAGGTCACTTTATCGGATCTGACACCGTCCTCCGTGGATACTGCACGGCAAAAGGCTCAGGAGTTCGGTTTGACACAGCAATTCGATGGATTCCATGTTCTCGATGCCACTTCGCTCTCCGGTATGGCTGACGAGACGTATGATGCTTCCCTTATGCTGGGGCCGTTATATCATCTGCAGACAGAGGAGGAGCGAACGGCTGCTGTACGGGAGTTGTATCGGGTGACCAAGCGAGGAGGCGTGGTATTTGTAGCGATGCAAAGCCGTATGCGCATGAGTATCAATTCGCTGCAATCCCCGCAGCATTGGAAACCGAATGATAACATGGCAGCAATTCGTTCTTTTGTGGAGAAGGGTATATTCGATCATCAGGATCAAGGACGATTTACGGGGGCATATTATTTTAATATTCAGGACGTTATGCCCTTCATGGAGCAACAAGGATTTGAAACCGTTGATTTCATTGGTTCATCCAGCCTTAGAGCCATGCTTACGGACGAGCAGCAACAACACTGGAAAGAACGTGGCGAGTATGATGAACTTATTCAATATATGATTGAAGCCGCCAAAGACCCTTCCATTTTGGGTATCTCGTCTCACCTGTTGTACATTGGAAGGAAGAAATAA
- a CDS encoding zinc ribbon domain-containing protein YjdM: MSNLPNCPKCNSEYTYEDGNLLVCPECAHEWSLEADNENAEDAKVIRDANGNVLNDGDTVTVIKDLKVKGSSLVVKQGTKVKNIRLIDGDHDIDCKIDSFGAMKLKSEFVKKI; the protein is encoded by the coding sequence ATGTCTAATTTGCCTAACTGCCCGAAATGTAATTCGGAGTACACGTACGAGGATGGTAACCTGCTGGTATGCCCGGAGTGTGCACATGAATGGTCTTTGGAAGCAGACAATGAGAACGCAGAGGATGCGAAAGTAATCCGTGATGCCAACGGAAATGTGCTGAATGATGGTGATACTGTTACGGTTATTAAAGATCTGAAGGTTAAAGGTAGCTCGCTTGTAGTCAAGCAGGGCACGAAGGTGAAGAATATCCGCCTGATTGATGGGGACCATGATATTGATTGCAAGATCGACAGCTTCGGTGCGATGAAGTTGAAGTCCGAGTTTGTGAAGAAAATATAA
- a CDS encoding VanZ family protein encodes MSPYVFPVQTAFFIFVVAAMFLLVPWLIYGYRKDGFFSWSRFGISFSFIFYILAAYCLVILPFPTTRDTCAQQAADTIYYNLVPFTFVKDIMKETPIVWSQPSSYMGMIQGRAFLQVLFNVLLLMPLGVYIRYFFQKRSFWTYALLGGFGLSLFFEITQITGFYGYYNCPYRLFDVDDLLLNTSGTVIGFFTAPILLALFPSRASIQAKSEQIVEQNRVYPVPQLLALLIDGAVVVLISNVLSIFTPSDVIQGALNTSIAMVIVLFFIPWVRNGITPGSAILRFRYVNRQSGSPTMESLFKRLLALYTPWFVITIIRWVNDYAFTSNEDVMLRPYQIWLSLGTVGVYMLVYAVLFVHVLIVLFSRGKRSFYFDEVSNTQASRK; translated from the coding sequence ATGTCTCCCTATGTTTTTCCGGTGCAAACGGCTTTTTTCATCTTTGTTGTTGCGGCCATGTTCTTGCTGGTGCCGTGGCTGATCTATGGTTATCGCAAAGACGGCTTCTTCAGCTGGTCGCGGTTTGGCATCAGCTTTTCCTTTATCTTTTATATCCTGGCCGCCTATTGCCTCGTTATTCTCCCGTTCCCCACTACGCGAGATACCTGTGCGCAGCAAGCCGCTGACACGATCTACTACAATTTGGTTCCATTCACTTTTGTCAAAGACATCATGAAAGAAACACCCATTGTATGGTCTCAGCCATCCAGCTATATGGGTATGATTCAGGGCAGAGCCTTTTTGCAAGTTCTATTTAACGTCCTGCTCCTTATGCCGCTGGGTGTATATATCCGTTATTTCTTTCAAAAGAGATCGTTCTGGACGTATGCCCTGCTTGGTGGCTTCGGGCTTTCCTTATTTTTCGAGATCACCCAGATCACCGGATTCTACGGGTATTATAATTGCCCTTACCGTCTCTTCGATGTAGATGATCTGTTATTGAATACTTCAGGAACGGTCATTGGATTCTTCACAGCGCCCATCCTGCTTGCTTTATTCCCATCGCGTGCAAGCATTCAGGCAAAGAGCGAGCAGATTGTGGAGCAAAATCGCGTGTATCCCGTACCACAACTGCTTGCATTGCTTATCGATGGTGCGGTAGTCGTGCTGATTAGCAATGTGTTGTCCATCTTCACCCCGTCCGATGTAATTCAAGGAGCATTGAATACATCCATTGCAATGGTCATTGTACTGTTCTTTATTCCATGGGTACGAAACGGAATAACACCAGGCTCAGCTATTCTGCGCTTCCGTTATGTGAATCGCCAGAGTGGTTCACCGACCATGGAATCATTATTTAAAAGACTGCTCGCACTTTACACGCCTTGGTTCGTGATTACAATCATCCGCTGGGTCAATGATTATGCCTTCACCAGTAATGAGGATGTCATGCTCCGGCCTTATCAAATATGGCTTTCCCTCGGAACAGTCGGTGTCTATATGTTGGTCTACGCGGTGCTCTTTGTTCATGTCTTGATCGTGCTCTTCTCCCGTGGGAAACGTTCCTTCTACTTCGATGAGGTGTCCAACACGCAGGCCTCTCGTAAATAA
- a CDS encoding carboxylesterase/lipase family protein, with amino-acid sequence MRELQVQTKYGTVQGELLHGASVWKGIPYAKPPVGELRFKAPVQPESWDGIRQATQFGPENIQPRNHQPEGLTELPNESEDSLYLNIWAPGEKAELSLPVMVWIHGGSFVSGSGSQPMYDGTQLAVRGDVIVVTINYRLGPLGFLHMAPLGDSYVSNAGLLDQVAALQWVKDNISAFGGNPDQVTVFGESAGSMSIAALMAMPSAKGLFQRAIMESGASQFMPAEQASALREGMLKILGVDPDHLQKLSTIPVEQIIAAGEKVKQQSGAGLALLFQPVLDGETLPQVPLQAVSEGSAQDIPVLIGTTLHEGALFIQPHVPYSKEIDMVQGVDFMTPDLENRAAIADSYPKTADGQAQVMTDMFFWRSALQYAGAQQKYAPVWMYRFDWVMPEHPLLKRAIHSIEMFFVFNTLHVLKFMNAEPDEAAAALALKVQDAWISFAKNGKPEVAGVSWPEYEQDRATLIFNHEIEVVHDPDAAKRELLGL; translated from the coding sequence ATGAGAGAACTTCAGGTTCAAACGAAATATGGTACAGTTCAAGGCGAGCTTTTGCACGGTGCAAGTGTATGGAAGGGCATCCCTTATGCGAAACCCCCGGTAGGTGAGTTGCGGTTCAAGGCTCCGGTACAACCCGAGTCATGGGATGGAATCAGACAGGCTACGCAATTTGGGCCTGAGAATATACAACCTCGGAATCATCAACCTGAAGGCCTGACAGAACTACCGAATGAGTCAGAAGATAGTTTATATCTGAATATATGGGCTCCTGGGGAAAAGGCAGAACTATCATTGCCGGTCATGGTCTGGATTCACGGCGGTTCCTTCGTATCCGGTTCGGGCAGTCAACCCATGTATGATGGTACACAGTTAGCGGTACGGGGCGACGTCATCGTTGTCACGATCAATTACCGACTGGGACCTTTGGGTTTCCTCCATATGGCTCCATTAGGTGATTCATATGTATCCAATGCAGGTCTGCTGGATCAGGTGGCGGCATTACAGTGGGTGAAGGATAATATCTCTGCTTTTGGTGGTAACCCGGATCAAGTAACGGTGTTCGGCGAATCGGCAGGCAGCATGAGTATTGCGGCACTGATGGCGATGCCATCGGCCAAAGGACTTTTCCAACGTGCAATTATGGAGAGTGGTGCTTCCCAGTTCATGCCGGCAGAGCAAGCCTCAGCGTTGCGGGAAGGCATGCTGAAGATTCTTGGGGTGGACCCGGATCATCTGCAGAAGTTAAGTACAATCCCTGTAGAGCAGATTATTGCAGCCGGTGAAAAGGTCAAACAGCAGAGCGGGGCAGGTCTGGCCTTATTGTTCCAACCTGTCTTGGACGGGGAGACTCTTCCGCAAGTGCCACTACAGGCGGTGAGCGAAGGCTCGGCACAGGACATTCCTGTGCTGATTGGTACGACATTGCACGAGGGTGCACTGTTCATCCAGCCGCATGTGCCGTATTCAAAAGAGATCGATATGGTGCAGGGCGTAGACTTTATGACGCCAGATCTGGAGAACCGGGCAGCCATCGCGGACAGTTATCCCAAAACAGCTGATGGACAAGCTCAGGTCATGACCGATATGTTCTTCTGGCGTTCAGCGCTACAGTACGCTGGTGCACAGCAGAAGTATGCCCCGGTGTGGATGTATCGATTTGATTGGGTCATGCCGGAACATCCCTTGTTAAAAAGAGCGATTCACAGCATCGAAATGTTCTTTGTGTTTAACACACTGCATGTCCTCAAATTCATGAATGCGGAGCCGGATGAAGCTGCGGCGGCACTTGCCCTCAAGGTACAGGATGCCTGGATTTCCTTTGCCAAGAACGGCAAACCTGAAGTTGCTGGTGTAAGCTGGCCTGAATACGAGCAGGATCGTGCGACACTAATCTTTAACCATGAGATTGAAGTTGTGCATGATCCGGATGCAGCCAAGCGAGAGCTGTTGGGTTTATAA
- a CDS encoding metallophosphoesterase family protein, with product MKNEHTPEQPMASFQVITDTHVRDEADHIHNRHLDQAFADIATFSQGSSGIMHVGDVTDRGLPSEYRELQRIWKQHAESLPDIRYTVGNHDIGAVIWQDPPIVLLEMNEDEVAELLEQEADMERITTQTATESAALIEQLSGGTYTLSAAPSGQEGQDGRPISSGVDPITVAGLWQRRWSDFGGTTGMKGSYHDHWIDGYHYIFLGTEQPHPKDCDMSVEQLEWLDAKLSEHATPDHPIFLFLHQPLMDTVAGSMKEQGWHGVNQDAELKAVLAKYPQAILFSGHTHWQLEAQHTMYDGAGRMPTMFNASSVGYLWTDEDEHLEGSEGLHVEIYKDRVVVKGRDFVAGEWIEGAEFTVLYPREG from the coding sequence ATGAAAAATGAACATACACCGGAGCAACCTATGGCCAGCTTCCAGGTCATTACGGACACACATGTGCGAGATGAGGCAGACCATATTCATAATCGGCATCTGGACCAAGCATTCGCCGACATAGCTACATTCAGTCAAGGGAGCAGCGGAATTATGCATGTGGGTGATGTGACGGATCGGGGGCTGCCGAGCGAATATCGTGAGTTGCAGCGCATATGGAAGCAACATGCGGAGAGCTTGCCGGACATCCGGTACACGGTAGGTAATCATGATATTGGAGCCGTGATATGGCAAGATCCGCCGATCGTTTTGCTTGAGATGAATGAGGACGAAGTAGCCGAGCTGTTGGAGCAAGAAGCAGATATGGAACGGATCACAACACAAACTGCTACTGAATCAGCTGCACTGATTGAGCAACTATCCGGCGGGACCTATACGTTGTCTGCTGCACCTTCGGGGCAGGAGGGTCAGGATGGGCGACCGATCTCTTCAGGAGTCGACCCCATTACGGTTGCAGGGTTATGGCAGCGTCGATGGAGTGATTTTGGAGGGACAACAGGCATGAAGGGCTCTTACCACGATCACTGGATTGATGGATATCATTATATATTCCTGGGCACTGAGCAACCTCACCCGAAGGATTGCGATATGTCAGTTGAACAGTTGGAGTGGCTGGATGCAAAATTGTCTGAACATGCAACACCAGATCATCCCATCTTCCTGTTTTTGCATCAGCCGCTGATGGATACGGTAGCAGGATCAATGAAAGAGCAAGGCTGGCATGGTGTGAATCAGGATGCGGAACTTAAAGCGGTTCTGGCTAAATACCCGCAAGCAATTCTCTTCTCAGGACATACCCATTGGCAGTTGGAGGCGCAGCATACGATGTACGATGGTGCGGGCCGCATGCCAACCATGTTTAACGCTTCGTCTGTAGGTTATCTCTGGACGGATGAGGATGAGCATCTGGAGGGCAGTGAAGGACTTCATGTGGAGATTTATAAGGATCGAGTTGTTGTGAAGGGACGGGATTTTGTCGCGGGCGAATGGATCGAGGGTGCTGAGTTTACGGTTCTTTATCCACGAGAAGGGTAG
- a CDS encoding multidrug efflux SMR transporter codes for MTNSHAYLGWVLLALAIGLELSATILLKVSDGFSRFWPSVLMFVCYAASFTFLNYAVKYMPLAVAYAIWSGVGITLIGVVGHYFFGERLRLNSIVWIGFILIGIIGLKWSDS; via the coding sequence ATGACGAACAGTCACGCCTACTTGGGCTGGGTACTGTTGGCGCTGGCCATTGGTCTGGAGCTGAGCGCTACCATTTTGCTAAAAGTATCGGATGGGTTCTCACGGTTCTGGCCTTCGGTGTTGATGTTTGTCTGTTATGCTGCAAGTTTTACGTTTCTTAATTATGCAGTGAAGTATATGCCGCTGGCTGTGGCCTATGCGATCTGGTCTGGCGTGGGCATTACGCTTATTGGCGTTGTAGGGCATTACTTTTTTGGTGAACGTCTGCGGCTCAATTCGATAGTATGGATCGGTTTTATTCTGATTGGCATTATTGGACTGAAATGGAGTGATTCTTGA